Within Candidatus Babeliales bacterium, the genomic segment TTTGCCAAAAATATTGAGCCAGCGGCTTGAACCGTGAATGTGAATACCCCCAGAAAAGAAGGTCATTACTGTCAAACCAAGCGCCACAAAGAAAAAGAGTGAGGCATATTTTTTGAGCCAAGCAATGGGAAACACTGAGCAAACAATAAAACCTAAAAAACTAGGAATTAAATACAACAGATGTTTTTTTAAAAAATATTGGGCCGAACCAAATTTTTCTAACGCAAAGACCGAACTTGCTGAATACACAAAAACACAACCGATCAGCGTTAACAACAACGAAATTCCCAAAAAAATTCGTCGCTCACTTTTGAGCGCACGGTCAAGAACTGGCACCATGGCAACACCCCCTAAAAAGATTAGTGGCCCTGAGGGCCTAAAATTCTTACTGGGATGATTGTACTGCGTTTGCTTTGCGCTGAACAAGATCTTTGAAAACACGACCACGATGCTCATAGTTTTCAAATAAATCGTAACTGGAACCGCTGGGAGAAAAGAGCACCACATCACCGGGCGCCATATCAACAAAAACTTGGTCAAGCACTTGCTCAAGCGTGCCAAACCGCTGACACGAGGCAAACTCGGCACAAGCCGGACCAAAGCAGTAGCGCTTTTTAACATTGGGCATCTCTTGCAGCATTTTTTCAAGTGGTGAGCGATCGGCTCCTTTGCCAAGCCCACCAACAATTACCAACAGCGGCCTACCACTGCCGGCCAATTTTTCAACCGCCGCCTGCGTAGACTGAATGACGGTTGATTTGGAATCGTTATAAAAATCAACACCGCTTACAGCAGCGCACCACTCAAGCCGGTGCTCAACGCCTTTAACCTGGCCCGCGCTTAGTTCTTTTTTTACCACGAACCAATCAACACCAAAAATTTTTAATGCTGCCAAAACAAAAAGCCAGTTTTGCACGAAGGTACTTTGCGGCAGTGTAGCGAGTTCAACCAAAAGCGTTTCTTCAACCACCTGTTGATTTTGAATGCGCGAAAAGCGCACCCATCCACCACAAACATCCACCACATCGCAGCTCTGCCACAAAAGTGTAGGCATAATAACTTCTCGCGCCTGCACCGTTACTACGCACGCACGGCTTTGCAAATCTACCAACAAAGCGCGTGCGTCGTAATCGCACAACACTTGGTCTGCAATAATCGCGTGCTGGGCCGCACTCTGAAAGCGCATAAGATTATATTTTGCCTGTGCGTACGCGCTCATGGTCCCGTGCCGGTCCAAGTGATTGGGAAAAAAATTGGTCCAAATTGCAATGTCAGGTGCAAAGCTTTGGTTATATTCCAGCTGCCAACTAGAAAGTTCAAGGACGGCACCATCAACTTCTTGCTGCTGCGCAACAAGATCGAGCATGGCGGTACCCACATTACCACCCTCTAAAAAGTGCAAAGCATAATCGTTAATAGCAACATGATTGAGCATGTTTGTTAACAATTTGGTGGTACTCGTTTTGCCCAGCGTACCGGTAATGCCAATGGTTGGTTTTGAGAAAAATGGCACAAACAAATCAAGCTCATTGAGCAGCTTGTTGCTTTGATCATTATACAAACTCAAATCAAAACCGGGACTGGCAACAACAAAATCATGCATATCAATAAACAGTTGAATATCAACACGCGGCATATGCTGGGCATGATACTCAGAAAGCAGCGCATATTCCTGCTCTGTTAAGTTTTTTTTGTCCCACACATTAACTGCCAATGCAACAGAAGCCCCAAACAAGCGGTTTGAGAGTTCATGTTCATACGCTTTAATAAAACGCAAAACTGACTTGCCAACAATGCCAAATCCTAAAATTCCTATCCGTTTCATGCGCGCTGACTCTGTTGTAACTTTTGAATGGTTTGCGTTGTTGAACGGTCTGGCAGCAAATTAATGGTATAAACTTCACCGCCGTACGACATTAACAAATCGTACCCCACCAGCTCTTCACGCTTGTAGTCGCCACCTTTAACCAAAACGTTTGGCCGCAGATATTCAAGAATTTCTCGCGGTGTGTCTTGATCAAACGCGGTCACAAAATCAACAACCCCCAACGCCGACATAATGATTGCGCGATCGGCCAACGTGTTAATTGGCCGCGCTGGGCCTTTGTTTAAGCGGTGCACTGACGCATCGGTATTCAGCGCAACAACCAAAATATCGCCACGCTTTTTAGCTTCTTTTAAAATATGAATGTGGCCTGCATGCAAAATATCAAAACAGCCGTTGGTAAAAACAATGCGCTTGCCTTCGCTGCGCAGCCACTCAAGCTCAATTTTTAAGCGCGCCCAATCATACATAATTTTTTCAGTCACATCAGCTTCGCGGTCTATCAACTCTTCCAGGCTCACGCTGTAGGTTTTAAGATGCGAAATGGCAACTGAAGCTGCATGGTTGGCCAAGCGCAATGAGACCGTAAGATCTAAATTGTGCGCAAATCCCAGCGCTAAAAAAGCAACTACTGTGTCACCAGCGCCCGACAAGTCAAAGACTTCACGCTTGCAGGCGGGCGAATGAAAGTCAGTCTCTGCAGAAACAAAATGAATCCCCTGCTCGCCCATTGTTACCATTAAGCCAGTCAAGTTCAAAGCTTTTATAATCTTGCGTGCATTATCGACCAGAGAATGTTTGCGATCCAGCCCAAAGAACTGAACAATTTGCGCAAACTCAGGCAAGTTGGGGGTCATGTAGTGCACGCCCTGATACTTATCAAAGTCTGGACCTTTAGGATCGGCCAACACAATACAATTGTTTTGACGCGCAAGCCCCACTACATAATCAACCACGTAGCGGTCAATCACCCCTTTTGCATAATCTGAAAGCAACAAAACGCAGCCAGGCTTAATAACTTTTTTTAAACGTTCAATAAGTTGCGTACGTTCTTTTTCGGCCAACGGCTCTTTATCTTCATGATCAATGCGCAAACACTGATGATTTTTTGCCATGACTCGCAACTTAGTTGTCGTTGCACGCGTTTCAGACAAAATAAGATTTTCCGTTGAAATATTACTTTTTTCAAGCAGCTCACAAAACTTTTTGCCACTGCGATCGTGCTGATTAATAACACCAAAGAGCTGCACATCAAAGCCTATACTTCTACAATTTGCAGCAACATTTGCCGCTCCACCAAGCTGCCATTCACGGTGTTGTTCACGAACAACAGGAACCGGCGCTTCTGGTGATATGCGATCAACAGAACCAAAAATATATTCATCAAGCATAAGATCGCCAACAATAACAACATTTTTGCGACCGCCGCGCTTAATAAAATTAATAAGATCCTTCATTAATATTCCTCACAATCAAGCACCTTGGATGATGTTATTTAAAAAAACTCTTGCGCTGAGTAGGCTTTTAAGCATAACCTATTTGAAAAAAGAAAAAAGGAGAGAAACCATGAAATTGCAAATCAAATACAACTTTACCGATCTTGATAAGGCACTAGCCATTGCCCGTCAGACAGCTCAGTTTGCAGATATTGTAGAAGTTGGAACACTGTTACTTTTTAAAGAAGGCGTTGCAGCGGTTACTGCGTTCAAAAAAAATTTCCCCGACAAACAACTTTATGTTGATGCAAAAATTGCCGACCGTAGCAAAGAATCTGTTGAACTTTTTGCACAAGCGGGCGCTTCATTTATTTCTGTGCTCTCAAACACGTATTATTACATGATTCAAGAAGCTGCTCAAACGGCAAAAAAATACAACGCACAAATCGTGTTAGATTTTATCAGCACCGAAATGCCCGGCCAAGCAGCAGCACAAGCAAAAAATCTTGGCGCTTCAGCCATTTTGCTGCACCGCGCTCGCACACCAGACCAATCAATTGATTTAGAACAAGACTGGGCAAGCGTGCGCGATAACACCGACCTGCCCATTTTTATTAAAGGAAAAATTGATGCGGAAGTGTTGCGTGATATTGTACCACTCAACCCGCACGGCGTGGTTATTGGTTCTGCAATTACCTATGCCCACAACCCGGCAGAACAGGCAGAAAGAATTAGTAAGTTGTTGAAACAACGCTAGATTTGACCCTTCGAGACGCCCGTCTTCGCCGAAGGCTACACCGGGCTCCTCAGGGAGGGCGGGGGAGGGAGTGCGGGCGTTTTTCATGCTTTTTTGCTGCTCATAATTTTGTTAAATAATTTTTAATTTTTTTCTTGCAACAATTTTTTCCCGTTCTCCCTGAGGAGCCTGACGAAGCTTGAAAAGCGAAGACGGGCGTCTCGAAGGGCCAACAGGATTAATCCTCAAACTGCTCGTCATCAACAGCCCCACAACTTGTTGCACACCGGTCCCACAGCTCTTGCAGGCCAAACCACACAGAAACAACACAACAAACAAGAAGGGGCGCACCAACCGTTGGATCTATAAAAGCCTCCTGTTCAGGCTCTTTTTCCAGCAGCTGCACACAGTACATAAGCTCGTGCGTGGACAAGCTAGCAAGGTCTTGCTCAGATATTTTTTGATTAGTTGAGTTAGCTACAGAAACGTATGAAACAGACAAGAGAAAAAAAATAGAACTGATAAAAAATTTCTTGTAAACGCGCAGCATTTTCGTGATGTCCTTTTATCATGCACTCGTTAAAATTAAACTTCCAAATCCTCAGCAGGCACAGGTTCATAATCATGCCCCCGCCAACAAATATTGCAATATCTTTTACACGATTCAAAAAAATTATCAAACCGCCCAGCACCATAACATTCACACAATCGTATGGAAAAATAACAAAAGACCCCCGAAAGAATAATTGAGCCAACCAAAGCACCACCCAAAACTATGGTTGCTTCAATCGCTTTTTCAGCCCAAACTTCAAGAAAAGCCTCTTGCACACCAGCATCACGCATCAGCAGCGCAATTTCATCAGGCGTGCTCCCTGCTTGTATTAACTGCTGCAGACAAAGCTCAAGCTCCTGCTCTCCAAAATTTTGGTTGTTTGATGAGTAACAATAACTACTTGCCATGATGCCAATTACTAAAAAAAATAGTATGAACATAAAAATTTTCCTGCTCGCTATTGTTACTCAATCAACAAAACTAAAAACTATACATCTTCGCGTGCCGTTGTTGTAGCAGTAGAAGAAGCCTGGTTTCCGGCATTAACTTGATTTGCATCTGCTGACCTGTGCTCTTCTTCATACAGCTGGCCATGGTGGCAACCCATACAGCCACACAGCAAACCACATAACCATCGCGAACAACCAAATCTCAAGCCACTCTCACAACAATCACGGTTGCAACCGCCATATCGTTTATACCCAGTAGCCCAGCGATATACATAACCGCTAATACAACCAAGAACATAAATAGTAACGCCAATAATCACCTGCTGTTCCATTGGCGACAAAACAAAGCTCTGCTTTTCTTGCTCTGCTTCTTCTTGCAAAGCCGCCAAAATTTCTTCAGGCTCTTTGCCTTCTTGCACCAACTGAGCAACTACTTGCATCAGCGCAACTTCTTGAGCACTATACTCACGCTGGCTTTCAGGCACTGCCTTGCCTATCATCAACACACTGAGTATCACGAACAACGTCCTCTTCATAAACTCCCCCTTCTCGTAAAAAAACGGTCCCTAACAACTAACAACAATTAATACAAGCCATTCTTTCTTTCTTCCTGCAACAAACCATCCAAAATGTATTAAAAGCTGACCACACCACCCCAATTGCACCAAGAATAAGACCGGCAAGGGCTATTTCTTCAACCCCAAAACGCGCACTACATTCTTGGTCATTCAGCTCGGCCACCAGCAGCTCAAGCGACATATTCTCTTGTTTCATAATTTCTTGCACGTATTCAATAATTTTTTCCTGCTGCAACGCATCAATTTCCTGCGCACGTGCCTGCCCACTCATAAAAAAGCATCCTAGCAACACCAACACAAGTTTCTTCATTGTAAGCCCTTTCTGGTTAAATAAACCATAGTTTTTGCAACATTTGCTTAAAACTGAGAGGAGTATGCTCCTGCTCTTTTTGTTTTACAATAGATTGCAAAAAAAAGAGCCGGCACGGGATACCCATGCCGGCTCAAAATAGTACTCAAAACTAAGAAAACTAAAGCTCTTCGCTGCTGTGCCCCCCACTACCACTTTCTCCGTCGTCACTCGAGCTTTGGTCGTATGCGTGATCAAATTGATCTTTTTGACGTAGCGTGCGCACCAAGCATACTAACAAAAAAAGTACCACCACACTACCGCCCATTCCGAGCATGCTCAGCGCAATAATGCCCCCGTCAGTCAACAATAATTCCTGGCGGTCAGCATCAACAAGTTTTTTTGCCAATGCCTGGGCATCTTGCTTCGCAAAGCCCGCTTCATGCAGCACACGCTCTATGGACACCTTATCAGCATGCCTCAGGGCATCACAAGCAACTTTGCTCGCGTTCACGTTGCCAATCATTAAAAATGTAGATAACAAAAAAATTCGCTGCATAACCATGGTGCTTCATCCTCTGGAAAAATAAACTTAAAACGCGGCCCTAAGTTTATGGAAAAAATATCTTTTTTCAAGCCAATTAAACGTCCTCGCCATCAGACGCGGAGTGGCTCAATTCGCCATTAAAATCATCGTCACGACCATCAAGCTCTAGGTAATTTTCACAAGAGAATAGACGCCTCAAGGGTTCAAGGCAATGACTTATACAATAAAGCAAAAGCAGGCATCCAAGAGACGCACCAACAAGAAGCTGAATCTGGAATTCTTCGAGCGCAAAAGCACGGCGCTCTTCCTGGCCTTCACCGCTCAAAAGATCCTGTAATTCACGTGCAATATCAGCATCATTCAAAGACACAACCACATCACTTTCTCTCAACAATTGACGAATACTACCGACCGGCAGACACGCAGCAACAGAAGAGTTACATAAACCAACAAGCAAAACAATGGGTGCAAAAAAATTACGCATGCTTCTTCTTCTTTTTCTCAAACTGGATATCAAATAACTCAGCAACTTCCTTGACCGTGGTTGCATCTTGGGCCGATTTGTCTTCACGATAGCCCATAATCCGGGGAAAGCGCAGCGCGTAGCCAAGTTCTGTTTCGGTAGCACCGGCCTGATGCAACGGCGACTTGGTAATTTCGTCGGCCCGCACCAAGCACACCATTTTTGGCGATACCCAGACATCGGGATACAACTCTTTGGCACACTCAACATTTTTAGGCTTGTTTACAACGGCATTTTCATCACACATCTTTTTGTGCGCACGCCATTCATCGTCAGTCAAGCCGGTACCAATTTTGGCAATCGTTTCGTAACAATCATTCTTTTTGTTATAAACGCCCACCAAAAAAGCACCTATCCCAAACTTTGAGCGCTTACCATGCCCTGCGTAGTAACCCAAAATAACACAGTCCAGCGTGTCGCTGAGCGAACCAGATTCTTCACGCTTGAGCTTGATCCAATTAAAATTACGCTTGCCAGGCTGATAGATAGCATCGGGCCGCTTGACCACAACGCCTTCCAAACCAACGGTAATTGTTTGCTTGAAGTATTTTTCTAAATCTTGCGCCGAGTGCACTTTGTGCTCGGCAACTAAATGAATAACGCCTTCTTTTTCAACCTGCTTACTACTAAAAACTTTTTCCAAAATTGTACGACGCTGGGTATGCGGCTTTTCAAGCAGCGACTCACCATTCAAAAAAAGCGCATCAAACATATGCAACTGCAACGGAAACTCTTGCGCCGCTTCTTCAATGCCATGCTTGCGTTTGCGGCGCACCGTTTCTTGAAACGGCAAAAAGCTTTCAGTCTCTTCGTCGTAACAAATTGCCTCGCCCTCTCCCACAAAGCTGGTAACATCCAAATGTTTTACTGCCTCAAAAAGATCAGGGAACATGTCAGACATATCAATCAAGTTGCGTGAGAAAAAGTGAACCTGCATGCCG encodes:
- the rfaE2 gene encoding D-glycero-beta-D-manno-heptose 1-phosphate adenylyltransferase, translated to MKDLINFIKRGGRKNVVIVGDLMLDEYIFGSVDRISPEAPVPVVREQHREWQLGGAANVAANCRSIGFDVQLFGVINQHDRSGKKFCELLEKSNISTENLILSETRATTTKLRVMAKNHQCLRIDHEDKEPLAEKERTQLIERLKKVIKPGCVLLLSDYAKGVIDRYVVDYVVGLARQNNCIVLADPKGPDFDKYQGVHYMTPNLPEFAQIVQFFGLDRKHSLVDNARKIIKALNLTGLMVTMGEQGIHFVSAETDFHSPACKREVFDLSGAGDTVVAFLALGFAHNLDLTVSLRLANHAASVAISHLKTYSVSLEELIDREADVTEKIMYDWARLKIELEWLRSEGKRIVFTNGCFDILHAGHIHILKEAKKRGDILVVALNTDASVHRLNKGPARPINTLADRAIIMSALGVVDFVTAFDQDTPREILEYLRPNVLVKGGDYKREELVGYDLLMSYGGEVYTINLLPDRSTTQTIQKLQQSQRA
- a CDS encoding orotidine 5'-phosphate decarboxylase, with the translated sequence MKLQIKYNFTDLDKALAIARQTAQFADIVEVGTLLLFKEGVAAVTAFKKNFPDKQLYVDAKIADRSKESVELFAQAGASFISVLSNTYYYMIQEAAQTAKKYNAQIVLDFISTEMPGQAAAQAKNLGASAILLHRARTPDQSIDLEQDWASVRDNTDLPIFIKGKIDAEVLRDIVPLNPHGVVIGSAITYAHNPAEQAERISKLLKQR
- a CDS encoding ATP-dependent DNA ligase, with product MKFSEVAQTFDELEQESSRLVMTHALAGLLKKATPTDAATIAYLSLGSLRPPYLSTQFNFAQKSAIKVVAKLLGETETVIKNRASSYGDVGVVIAKAHHASLFKEDLTLREIDKKLHQFLNITGTGSQDEKDKFLLELLRTIDPISGKYVMRIILGKLRLGFSDMTLIDAFSWMEAGDKSLRHDLEDAYNVSADIGLIIKTLKEEGIEGVRKIGITPGIPIRPAAAERLATSKDIVKKLGPCIAQPKLDGFRLQVHVQKRGNGMQVHFFSRNLIDMSDMFPDLFEAVKHLDVTSFVGEGEAICYDEETESFLPFQETVRRKRKHGIEEAAQEFPLQLHMFDALFLNGESLLEKPHTQRRTILEKVFSSKQVEKEGVIHLVAEHKVHSAQDLEKYFKQTITVGLEGVVVKRPDAIYQPGKRNFNWIKLKREESGSLSDTLDCVILGYYAGHGKRSKFGIGAFLVGVYNKKNDCYETIAKIGTGLTDDEWRAHKKMCDENAVVNKPKNVECAKELYPDVWVSPKMVCLVRADEITKSPLHQAGATETELGYALRFPRIMGYREDKSAQDATTVKEVAELFDIQFEKKKKKHA
- the murD gene encoding UDP-N-acetylmuramoyl-L-alanine--D-glutamate ligase, which produces MKRIGILGFGIVGKSVLRFIKAYEHELSNRLFGASVALAVNVWDKKNLTEQEYALLSEYHAQHMPRVDIQLFIDMHDFVVASPGFDLSLYNDQSNKLLNELDLFVPFFSKPTIGITGTLGKTSTTKLLTNMLNHVAINDYALHFLEGGNVGTAMLDLVAQQQEVDGAVLELSSWQLEYNQSFAPDIAIWTNFFPNHLDRHGTMSAYAQAKYNLMRFQSAAQHAIIADQVLCDYDARALLVDLQSRACVVTVQAREVIMPTLLWQSCDVVDVCGGWVRFSRIQNQQVVEETLLVELATLPQSTFVQNWLFVLAALKIFGVDWFVVKKELSAGQVKGVEHRLEWCAAVSGVDFYNDSKSTVIQSTQAAVEKLAGSGRPLLVIVGGLGKGADRSPLEKMLQEMPNVKKRYCFGPACAEFASCQRFGTLEQVLDQVFVDMAPGDVVLFSPSGSSYDLFENYEHRGRVFKDLVQRKANAVQSSQ